Within Actinomycetota bacterium, the genomic segment GTCCTACGCCAGCCCGCTGGGGCTGTACGCCGAGGAGATCGACCCCCGGACGGGCCGGCATCTGGGGAACTTTCCGCAGGCCTTCACCCACCTGGCCCTGATCAACGCCGTGATGCACGTCATCCGGGCCGAGGAAGGCGAGGAAGGCGGTTTCGAGCCCGCCCGAACGTATTAGCCCTCAGAGCGACGCGTCACCCGGGCCCATCGGTCAGTCTCTCTCCTCTCGGACGTATCAAATGCATGTCCTCTCTAGGTGAGCAACTTGACTGACCTAGGACCGGTGATCTCGCTTACCTGACGCATATGAATACGCTGCGAGCACGTAGCCACCGAGCAGTCCCGCAGTTGCTATCCAACCCGGAGCGGTATGCGCCGATCTGGTGGAGCGACGAATCGGTGCCCCCGTCAGGCGCGCCGGATTGACAGACGTGACTCCCACCTGGACTTGTCCCATTTGGGCAGACATACGACGCTGGGTACAGGCAGCAATGCAGAGGGCGACAACAAAGACCGCTATGCCAATGCCACCAACAACTTGCGGCCTGAGCGTGGACGATCCCCGCCTCATGGGCTCACCCCGCCAGTCGGCTCACCGCGTGGAGCTTGTTGTGCGCGTCCAGCGCCGCGACCTTGTAGGACTCCGCCAGCGTGGGGTAGTTGAACACCGCGCCGGTCAGGTAGTCGAGCGTCCCGCCGTTGCCCATGACGGCCTGGCCGATGTGGACCAGCTCGGTGGCGCCGGTTCCCAGCACGTGGACGCCGAGCAGCGTGCGGTCCTGCGGCGACACCAGGATCTTCAGCATGCCGTAGGAGTCGCCCAGGATTTGGCCCCGCGCCAGTTCCCGGTAGCGGGAGATGCCCACCTCGTAGGGGATGGCCGCGTCGGTCAGCTCGGCCTCCGTCTTCCCCACGAAGCTGATCTCGGGGATCGTGTAGATGCCGATCGGCAGGAGCTCCTGCATGTCGCTGACCTCCTGGCCCAGGGCGTCCAGGGCCGCGATCCGCCCCTGCTCCATGGCCGTGGCGGCCAGGCTGGGGAACCCGATCACGTCGCCCACCGCGTAGACGTGCGGGACGTCGGTCCGGAAATGGCTGCCCACGCGGATGCGGTCGCGGTCGTCGGCGTCGAGTCCCGCCCTGGCCAGGTCCAGGGCGTCGGTGGCGCCCTCCCGGCCGGCGGAATACAGCACGGCCTCCGTGGCGATCCGCTTCCCGCTGGCCAGGACCACCAGTGCCCCCTCGTCCAGGGACTCCACGGCGGTGACCTCCTCCCCCAGCCGGAAGCTCACCCCGAGGTCCCGGAGCTGGTGCTGGAGCCCCTCCACGATCTCGTCGTCGCAGAACTCCAGGATCCGCCGGCGCATGTCGACCACGGTCACCTTCGTGCCGAGCGCGGCGAACATGGAGGCGTACTCGATGCCGATCACACCGCCGCCCACCACCACCAGCGCGCCGGGGATGCGCTCGATGTTCACCAGCCCGTCCGAGTCGAAGATGGTGCGGTCGTCGAACTGGACCGACGGCGGCCGGGAGGGCTTGGTGCCGGCGGCGATGACGATGTGCTCGGCGCTGATCTTCCGCTCTCCCCCGTCGCTTCGCTCGACCTGCACCGTGTTCGGGTCGACGAACCGTGCCGTGCCCTCCAGCAGCGTGACGTGGTTGCGAACCAGCTGGTCCCGGATGACCTCGATCTCCCGGCGAATGACGTCGGCGGCCCGGCTCCGGAGGTCCTCGATGGTGATGTCCTCCTTGACCCGGTAGCTCTGGCCGTAGATCCCGCGCTGGCTGAGCCCCGTCAGGTGCAGGACGGACTCGCGGAGGGTCTTCGACGGGATGGTCCCGGTCATCACGCAGACGCCCCCGACCTGCCGACGCTCCACGATCGCGGCTCGCCGGCCCAGCTTGGCCGCCTGGATCGCGGACTTCTGTCCCGCAGGCCCACAGCCGATCACGAGGAGGTCGAACTCGAAGGTCACGCGTGCCTCCTTCAGCGGGACGCCGTCGGCCTGACCTTACGGCGAGGGATTCGCCGCGAGCAAACGGCCGCCCGCGGCGGCAGCCGCACACCGGGCGGCCGGCCGCGCGGACCGTGGTCCTACGCCACCGCCCCTCGCGCCAGCACGTACATGGCGTGGGACCATAGCAACGGCGTCGCCACCGGCCCCCACCGCTCGACCCACGGCTGGAAGCGATCCGGCTTCAGCAGATGACGGGACACCTGCTCGGGCATGTTCCCGTCGCCGTCGGCGGCTTCCGTGGTGCCGCGGGCCATGACCCGATCGAGGATCCGCTGCGCGAGCGCGCCGGGTCCGGCGTCGTCGAGGAGGGCCGCCGCGTGCCGGAGCCCCCCGGCAACCGCGGCGAGCGTGGCCGGGTGCGCCCGGTCCGGGAACTCCTCCCAGCAGTCGTAGCAGGGCCGCTCCCACAGCATGGCCAGGTACCGGGCTGCCAGCCCCACCGCTGGAAGGAACTCGTCGCCGCGGCCGGCGCGCCGGAGGTGCCGAGCGAGGGCGGACAGCCAGTAGCCGTACCCGTCCAGCTGGAAGTTGGCCCACCACTCGGACCCCTCCTCACCCTCCAGGGTAAACCGGGTGTGCAGGATGTCGCGGTCGGTCAGCTCGAGCGGCGCGTTCGCTTCGACTCGCTCGATCCGTGGCCGGTATCGCTCCACGACGCCGGCCACCCATCGGTGGAAGGCCCCCGCCCGCTCGTGGTCACCGGCCTCGTCCAGGGCCGCGGCGATGAACGAGCCGTCCCGGATCCAGGAGTACCGATAGGTGGGGAAGGTGGGCGACGCCACGAAGGCGCCGCTCCGGTGCTGGCCCCGCGCCATCACCTCGACGCTCACGCGATACAGGTCCGCGTCCGCACTCATGCACTCATGCACTCATGCCCATGAGCCCCGGTTCATCTCGCCAGCAGCAGGCCCGCCAGGCCCGACAGCACGACCACCAGCGGCTCCTTGAACCGGAAGCGCCGGAGAGCGAGCAGCAGGGCCAGGCTCCCCACGGCGACCGCGGCGGTCCGGAGGTCCACCACCGCCTTGCGGGTCAGCACGATGGTCGCGCCGGCGATGGCTCCCGCCGCGGCCGCCGTCGCCCCCTTCACGAAGCCCTTCACCCGGGGGTCCTCTCGGTGCCGGGCGAACCAGGGTCCCGGCACCACCACTCCCAGATAGATCGGCAGGAAGATGGCGACGGTCGCCACCCCCGCCCCGGCCAGCCCGCCGACCAGATAGCCGATGAACGTCGCCGTGATCACCACGGGCCCGGGCGTGATCAGGCCGATGGCCACAGCGTCCAGGAACTGGCGTTCGGTGAGCCAGTGATGCTGCTGCACCACCCCTTCTCGCAGGAAGGGCACGATGGCCAGCCCGCTTCCGAAGATGAAGGCGCCCGCCTTCAGGAAGAACAGGCCGAGCGCGACGAGCGTCCCGCCGCCGGCCACGCCCAGGAGGATGCTCCGCCCAGGCCCGGCCGCGGTCGCGACGATTGGACCCGCCACCATGGCGGTCCCGGAGCCGCCTCGGCGAAGGAACCGGGGCGGCGCGTCCCACAGCAGCATGACCAGCCCCGCACCCACGAACAGGAAGGCGATCTCCGCCCCGGTGACCGCCGTGACCGTGAGCGTGACCGCCGAGATGGCCCAGAGCCGGGGGTCCGTTCGGTTGGTGAGCCGGGCCAGCTTCACCGCAGCGATGGCGATGATGGCCATCACCCCCGGGGCCACGCCGTAGAAGATCGACTGCACCCAGTCCAGGCCCTGGGAGCGGACGTAGAACACCGCGATCGCCAGGACCGCGGCGAACGACGGGAGGATGAACGTGCCCGCGGTGGCCAGCGCCCCCAGGGCCCCGGCTCGCACGTACCCCACCCACATCACGACCTGCGCGGCGAGGGGACCCGGCATGGTCTGGCCCAGCGCGACGCCGTTCAGGAACTCGGGCTCGCTCACCCACCCCCGGTCCTCCACCAGGTCCCGCTGCATGTAGCCGACGGTGGCGATGGGCCCGCCGAACCCGAACGTCCCCAGCCACAGGAAGTACCGCAGGAACCGCCGCAGGCCGGCGTCGCGGTCGTCCGAGCCAGGCGTCACCGATGGGTCGGGGTCGAGCTTGCGGGATCGGGGTCGTTTGGTCCCCACGGCCTCGTGGGACGATACACCTGCCGTGAACCTCCTCGATCTGTTCCTGATCGTGCTCATCGTGTTCGCGGCGATCAGCGGGTTCCGCCGCGGCGCCCTGTTCCAGATCTTCACCTTCGGCGGCCTCCTGGTCGGCCTGGTGGTGGGGGCCTCGGTGGCACCGAAGCTGGCCGGCCTGGTGTCGAACCCGAGCTCGCAGTCGATCGTGGCCCTGGTCAGCTTCCTGGCCATCGCGGCGCTGGGGGACGCGGCGGGGTGGATGGTGGGAGCCAAGGTGTGGGCGGCCACGCGGACCTCCCGGCTGGCGCCCCTCGACGCCGCCGGCGGCTCGATGGTCTCCGTGGTGGCGGTGCTGCTGGCGATCTGGTTCATCGGGCTGAACCTGGCGAACGGTCCCTTCCCCACGCTGGCCCGCGAGATCCGGAGCTCCGCGGTGGTGCGCGGGCTCGCCGACACGCTGCCGCCGCCGCCGTCGCTGCTGGGCCAGGTCCGGAAGTTCCTCAACGAGTTCGGGTTCCCGGAGGTCTTCGCGGGGCTGCCCCCCGCTCCGGGCGGCGCGGTGAAGGGGCCCACCAAGGGACAGGCCCGGCACGCGTTCGACGACGCCAAGGACTCGACGCTTCGGATCGTGGGGCAGGCCTGCGGCCGGATCGAGGAGGGCAGCGGGTTCGTGGTGGCTCCGCAGTACGTCATCACGAACGCCCACGTGGTGGCGGGCGAGCACTCCATCTCGGTGCAGACCTCGGGCGGCGCCTCGCAGCCGGGCGTCCCGGTGCTGTTCGACCCCCGGATCGACGTCGCGGTGCTCCGGGTGGCCAGCACGTCCGAGCCGGCGCTGCACCTGGCCGGCCACGAATTCCAGCACAGAGCGGTGGGCGCGGTCCTGGGCTATCCCGAGGGCGGGGGGCTGAAGGGCGTGGGGGCGGCCAGCCGGCGCATTATCCACGCCGTGGGCCGCGACATCTACGGCCGCGGCACCGTGACCCGGGACATCTACGAGCTCCAGACGGTGGTGCGTCCGGGGAACTCGGGTGGGCCGTTCGTGCTGGCCAATGGGGAGGTCGCGGGCCTCGTCTTCGCGGCGTCGACCACCGACCCCCGCATCGGCTACGCCATCACCTCGACGGAGGTGGGGCCGGATGTCCGCCGCGCCATCGGCGAGACCGCCCCCGTCTCCACCGGCCCCTGCACGCGGTAGAGGGGTCAGCCGACCGGCGAAGCCGAGGCCGCCCGCTTCCGCTGCCGCCAGAAGAGCAGCAGGCCGATCGCGATGAGTCCCAGCGAGACCAGGGCTGGCCACATCTCCGAAGGCTCGCGCTGGAGGCATCGATAGACGTGATGGGGGAGGTCGATGAACTCGTTCTGGCACTGGGGAGCCAGCCATGCCCGGAGCGTGAACGGGGCCGTGACCAGACCGAAGCCGGTCAGGACCAGGGGCCATCCCTCGGCTCGCCTGAGGGCGAGCACGACGACCAGGACCACCAGCAGGAGCAAGGCCGGGATGGCCAGGAACCAGGCGAGCAGGGCCGCCGCGAGCGCGGCACCCACCCCGAGCCACCGCCATGGGTCCTTCCCCGAGCCGCTTGCGGCGGCGGGCGTCCGCCCCCCGAGCCGGACGATCAGCAGGCGGGAGACGCTCCATCCGGCGACCGCGAACAGCAGCCCGGCGACCAGGGCCGGCACCAGGCTCGGGTTGTAGCCGGCGCCCTCCGCGTAGTGCAGGCCGATGGCGTTCGTGCAGACCGTGTGGGCCTGTGGAGCCGGAGCCAAGCCGCCGGTCGCGCGTGCGACCGCGCTCGTGGTGCATCCGAGCGGGGCAACGAGGAGAAAGCCCAGGAAGAAGGCCGCGATGCCCACGAGCGGGGGCCAGAACCGTTCCGGCGCGTTCCGGCTCGGCGTCAGCACCAGGAGGGCTAGGCCGAGGACCAGGAACGGCAGGCCGATGCTGAGGATGCCCAACACGCCGAAGCCCACGAGCAGCCCGGCCAGGAGCCAGTACGCCGGGTTGGGTCGAGAACCGCTTCCAGGCCGGTGACCGTCCCGCTCGTGACCGTCCACGCCTGTATCATACGAACGTATGAATGAATCCAGCAACTCCGGGCAGGAGGCGTCAGAGGCCCCGCCGACCGATTCTCGCTCTGCCGAGACCCGCGCCCGGCTGATCGAGGCGACCCTGCGCGTCCTGGGGGAGCGGGGCCGCCATGGCACGTCCTCCCGGGCCATCGCCACGGAGAGCGGCGTCAACCTCGCCGGGATCACCTACCACTTCGGTTCCAAGGACGAGCTGATCGCCCAGGCCCTGATCGAGGCGGTGCGGGGGTGGCTTGCGCCGGCCCTGGTGGCCCTCCGGGCCGACGCCGACCCCGCCTCGCGGATGGTCCGGGCCGTCCAGGCGCTCCAGGACTCGCTCACCCGGGCGGGCGACCTCCTCCCCGTCTACCTGGAGGCGCTGGTGCACGCGCCGCGATCCGACACCCTCCGGCGTGGCATCGACGGGCTCCTCCGGGAGCTTCGGGACTATCTGGCCGGCGAGATCCGCACGCTGCAATCGACCGGGTTCCTTCCGGCGTGGATCGATCCCGATCCCATGGCGCTGCTCATCGTGGCCACCGGAGACGGACTGGCGCTGCACACCGCGCTCGACCCGGAGTCCGTGCACCCTCAGGCCGTGGCGGGTCAGACCATCCAGCTCCTCCTGGCCGCGAGCACCAGGCCCGCCTGACGCCGCGGCGAGCTCCCCGGCCCGGTTCCTACTCCTCCATGACCACGCGGACGTCGCCCTGTCGGGAGAGCAGCGAGAAGCCGGTGATCTCGCCCTCCCGGCGGAACACCAGCGAGATCCGGCTGTCGCCGACCCGGAGGCCGCGGAGCTCGACGGTGTTCAGCCACGGCGGCAGCTGCGGCTTGTTGATGGTGAGGAGGTTCTGATGGGCGCGAGCGGAGATGCCCAGCATGGCCTGGAGGATCAGGAACGGCGACCCCGCCGCCCAGGCCTGCGGAGAGCACGCGATCGGGTAGCTGACCGGCCGGTTGGGGCTGCGCCTGGTGAACCCGCAGAACAGCTCGGGCAGCCGCATGTAGTCAGCGCCGATGGCGGCGTCGAACAGGGCCGTGGCCACCCGGTTGGTGTCCCGGACGAAGCCGTAGCGCTTCAGGCCCGCGGCGATGAGCGCGTTGTCGTGGGGCCACACCGAGCCGTTGTGGTAGCTCATCGGGTTGTAGCTCACCGCCGACTTGCTCATGGTCCGCACGCCCCACCCCGAGAACATGTCAGGCGCCAGGAGCCTGCGGGCCAGGTGCTCGGCCTTGTCCTGGTCGACGATGTCGCAGTACAGCGCGTGTCCGGGGTTCGAGACGATGCTCCGGACCTGCCGTTTGTCGCCGTCGAGGGCCGCCGCGAAGTAGCGCTCGTCCTCCATCCAGAAGGCGTCGTGGAACCGCTTCCGGAGCGCTGCGGCTTCCCGGCGGAGCCTGTCGCCCCGGTCGGGGTCGCCGAGGACCTCGAACACGTCGGCCATGCGGAGCTTGGCCAGGTAC encodes:
- the sthA gene encoding Si-specific NAD(P)(+) transhydrogenase gives rise to the protein MTFEFDLLVIGCGPAGQKSAIQAAKLGRRAAIVERRQVGGVCVMTGTIPSKTLRESVLHLTGLSQRGIYGQSYRVKEDITIEDLRSRAADVIRREIEVIRDQLVRNHVTLLEGTARFVDPNTVQVERSDGGERKISAEHIVIAAGTKPSRPPSVQFDDRTIFDSDGLVNIERIPGALVVVGGGVIGIEYASMFAALGTKVTVVDMRRRILEFCDDEIVEGLQHQLRDLGVSFRLGEEVTAVESLDEGALVVLASGKRIATEAVLYSAGREGATDALDLARAGLDADDRDRIRVGSHFRTDVPHVYAVGDVIGFPSLAATAMEQGRIAALDALGQEVSDMQELLPIGIYTIPEISFVGKTEAELTDAAIPYEVGISRYRELARGQILGDSYGMLKILVSPQDRTLLGVHVLGTGATELVHIGQAVMGNGGTLDYLTGAVFNYPTLAESYKVAALDAHNKLHAVSRLAG
- a CDS encoding glycoside hydrolase family 15 protein, encoding MSADADLYRVSVEVMARGQHRSGAFVASPTFPTYRYSWIRDGSFIAAALDEAGDHERAGAFHRWVAGVVERYRPRIERVEANAPLELTDRDILHTRFTLEGEEGSEWWANFQLDGYGYWLSALARHLRRAGRGDEFLPAVGLAARYLAMLWERPCYDCWEEFPDRAHPATLAAVAGGLRHAAALLDDAGPGALAQRILDRVMARGTTEAADGDGNMPEQVSRHLLKPDRFQPWVERWGPVATPLLWSHAMYVLARGAVA
- the chrA gene encoding chromate efflux transporter; the encoded protein is MTPGSDDRDAGLRRFLRYFLWLGTFGFGGPIATVGYMQRDLVEDRGWVSEPEFLNGVALGQTMPGPLAAQVVMWVGYVRAGALGALATAGTFILPSFAAVLAIAVFYVRSQGLDWVQSIFYGVAPGVMAIIAIAAVKLARLTNRTDPRLWAISAVTLTVTAVTGAEIAFLFVGAGLVMLLWDAPPRFLRRGGSGTAMVAGPIVATAAGPGRSILLGVAGGGTLVALGLFFLKAGAFIFGSGLAIVPFLREGVVQQHHWLTERQFLDAVAIGLITPGPVVITATFIGYLVGGLAGAGVATVAIFLPIYLGVVVPGPWFARHREDPRVKGFVKGATAAAAGAIAGATIVLTRKAVVDLRTAAVAVGSLALLLALRRFRFKEPLVVVLSGLAGLLLAR
- a CDS encoding MarP family serine protease, whose protein sequence is MNLLDLFLIVLIVFAAISGFRRGALFQIFTFGGLLVGLVVGASVAPKLAGLVSNPSSQSIVALVSFLAIAALGDAAGWMVGAKVWAATRTSRLAPLDAAGGSMVSVVAVLLAIWFIGLNLANGPFPTLAREIRSSAVVRGLADTLPPPPSLLGQVRKFLNEFGFPEVFAGLPPAPGGAVKGPTKGQARHAFDDAKDSTLRIVGQACGRIEEGSGFVVAPQYVITNAHVVAGEHSISVQTSGGASQPGVPVLFDPRIDVAVLRVASTSEPALHLAGHEFQHRAVGAVLGYPEGGGLKGVGAASRRIIHAVGRDIYGRGTVTRDIYELQTVVRPGNSGGPFVLANGEVAGLVFAASTTDPRIGYAITSTEVGPDVRRAIGETAPVSTGPCTR
- a CDS encoding TetR/AcrR family transcriptional regulator — translated: MNESSNSGQEASEAPPTDSRSAETRARLIEATLRVLGERGRHGTSSRAIATESGVNLAGITYHFGSKDELIAQALIEAVRGWLAPALVALRADADPASRMVRAVQALQDSLTRAGDLLPVYLEALVHAPRSDTLRRGIDGLLRELRDYLAGEIRTLQSTGFLPAWIDPDPMALLIVATGDGLALHTALDPESVHPQAVAGQTIQLLLAASTRPA